Proteins found in one Mesorhizobium sp. CAU 1732 genomic segment:
- a CDS encoding esterase-like activity of phytase family protein has protein sequence MFRHALLTAVALSAIHIPASAEETFPAKLAGHAYLPALTLVTPPADAPRDAWVSGKFTGKTPNHVAMSAPGDVGAAYGSHPTGISLPFIGQPVQGMSGFAMNLADDGSIFTLTDNGFGSKINSPDALLFFHRMKPDFDTGIVERVETIFLRDPDRKVPFRIAYEATESRYLTGADFDPESIQYLNGEIWIGEEFGPYLLRAAEDGRIRDVYPTMLDGEELRGPDTPGTIVPAAAGKDFRVQRSGGYEGMGLQPGTDLLWAMLEKPLLADDGTPEGDFLRVITFDTQGGTWTGDSYKFRLAEGAKAIGDFNFIDETRALIIERDNGEGDPSLACTDDDKSACYPNPARVKNVVLVDTGRIDDEGFIHRIGHIDLMDIDDPDGKAILETQADRDLTGKFTFPFFTIEDVMRVDDTHILVANDNNLPFSGGREIGAAAHNEFILLEVGDLLAAR, from the coding sequence ATGTTCAGACACGCTTTGCTGACGGCCGTCGCGCTTTCCGCCATCCACATCCCGGCATCGGCCGAGGAGACGTTCCCGGCGAAGCTTGCGGGACACGCTTACCTCCCCGCGTTGACCCTCGTCACTCCGCCTGCGGATGCGCCTAGGGATGCGTGGGTATCCGGCAAATTCACCGGAAAGACGCCGAACCACGTGGCCATGTCTGCGCCGGGCGACGTCGGTGCCGCTTATGGCAGCCACCCGACCGGCATTTCCCTGCCTTTCATCGGTCAGCCCGTGCAGGGGATGTCCGGTTTCGCGATGAACCTGGCCGACGACGGCAGCATCTTCACGCTGACGGACAATGGTTTCGGCTCCAAGATCAACAGCCCTGACGCACTGCTGTTCTTCCATCGCATGAAGCCGGATTTCGACACCGGCATCGTCGAGCGCGTGGAGACGATCTTCCTTCGCGACCCGGATCGCAAGGTTCCCTTCCGGATCGCCTATGAAGCGACGGAGAGCCGCTACCTGACCGGCGCGGATTTCGATCCGGAAAGCATCCAGTACCTGAACGGTGAAATCTGGATCGGCGAAGAGTTCGGTCCGTACCTCCTTCGCGCCGCGGAAGACGGGCGCATCCGCGACGTCTACCCGACGATGCTCGACGGTGAGGAGTTGCGCGGCCCGGATACGCCCGGCACCATCGTGCCGGCCGCAGCGGGAAAGGATTTCCGCGTTCAGCGTTCGGGCGGCTATGAGGGCATGGGCCTGCAACCGGGAACTGATCTGCTTTGGGCGATGCTGGAAAAGCCGCTTTTGGCTGATGATGGGACACCCGAGGGCGATTTTCTGCGCGTGATCACCTTCGATACGCAGGGCGGCACATGGACCGGCGACAGCTACAAGTTCCGCCTGGCGGAGGGCGCGAAGGCTATCGGCGACTTCAACTTCATCGACGAGACGCGGGCCCTGATCATCGAACGCGACAATGGCGAGGGCGATCCAAGCCTGGCCTGTACCGATGACGACAAGTCTGCCTGCTATCCCAACCCGGCGCGTGTCAAGAATGTCGTGCTGGTGGATACCGGGCGCATCGACGATGAGGGGTTCATCCACCGCATCGGCCATATCGACCTGATGGATATCGATGATCCGGACGGGAAGGCGATTCTGGAGACCCAGGCCGACCGCGACCTGACGGGCAAGTTCACCTTTCCGTTCTTCACCATCGAGGATGTGATGCGGGTCGACGACACCCACATTCTCGTTGCCAACGACAACAATCTGCCGTTCTCGGGCGGCCGGGAAATCGGAGCGGCTGCCCACAACGAGTTTATCCTGCTCGAAGTCGGCGACCTTCTGGCAGCGCGTTAG
- a CDS encoding IclR family transcriptional regulator: MEASAAKPKRGPETEDRYRAPALDKGLDILELLSEQPRGLTRGEIVKAMGRGPSEIYRMLERLVARDYVSRSAEGDRYALTMKLFMLGHRHPPVRRLVARALPLMDEFAREAMQSCHLVVPDRSASIVVAQATCPGNWEFGIRVGTPIDLFGTGSGRTLLAFRDPHPSGHAAIEWQSDAIRAKLSAIEDELDECRTLGYRIGASRQIRGVDDISVPILSESYAIAVLTCPYIQRIDGKEQPEATYVLALLKDIAGRLSLS; the protein is encoded by the coding sequence ATGGAAGCCTCGGCCGCGAAGCCAAAAAGAGGCCCGGAAACCGAGGATCGCTACCGCGCGCCGGCCCTCGACAAAGGTCTCGATATCCTCGAACTGCTGTCCGAGCAGCCGCGCGGCCTGACCCGCGGCGAGATCGTCAAGGCCATGGGCCGTGGCCCGAGCGAGATTTATCGCATGCTTGAGCGCCTCGTCGCGCGCGACTATGTCAGCCGCTCCGCCGAAGGCGATCGCTATGCGTTGACGATGAAGCTGTTCATGCTGGGCCATCGCCATCCGCCGGTGCGGCGTCTCGTGGCGCGTGCATTGCCGCTAATGGATGAGTTCGCCCGCGAGGCCATGCAGTCGTGCCACCTCGTGGTGCCGGATCGCAGCGCATCGATCGTCGTGGCGCAGGCTACCTGCCCCGGAAATTGGGAATTCGGTATCCGCGTCGGAACGCCGATCGATCTGTTCGGAACGGGGTCTGGGCGAACGCTGCTCGCGTTCCGCGATCCCCATCCGTCGGGTCACGCCGCAATCGAATGGCAGAGCGATGCGATCCGGGCGAAGCTCTCGGCGATCGAGGACGAACTCGACGAATGCCGGACACTCGGCTACCGGATCGGCGCAAGCCGCCAGATACGCGGCGTCGACGACATCAGCGTGCCCATCCTGTCCGAAAGCTACGCGATCGCCGTTCTGACATGCCCATACATCCAGCGCATCGACGGGAAAGAGCAGCCCGAGGCGACATACGTCCTCGCGCTGCTCAAGGATATCGCCGGCCGCCTGTCGCTGAGCTAG
- a CDS encoding SDR family oxidoreductase: MRLKDKTVLVTAAGQGIGRASALALSAQGAHVIATDVNEEALRGLASEPTAGGSVETHRLDVLDGAAIADLAKRLPQLDGLFNCAGYVHNGSILDCEEKDWDFSFDLNVKAMYRTLRLFLPGMLERATTTGNVSILNMASMASSVKGFPNRFAYGASKAAVIGLTKAIAADFLKQGVRCNCLCPATVDTPSLRERIAASPDPVQAQKDFVARQPMGRLALVDDITPMVVYVLSDESRFVTGQAMLVDGGVTI; this comes from the coding sequence ATGCGTTTGAAGGACAAGACCGTTCTCGTTACGGCCGCCGGCCAGGGTATCGGCAGGGCGAGCGCGCTCGCGCTGAGCGCGCAGGGTGCGCATGTGATCGCCACCGACGTGAACGAAGAAGCCTTGCGCGGTCTGGCATCGGAGCCGACTGCCGGAGGCTCCGTCGAAACGCACCGGCTGGATGTTCTGGATGGCGCGGCAATCGCCGATCTGGCGAAACGGCTCCCTCAGCTCGACGGCCTCTTCAACTGCGCCGGTTACGTCCACAACGGCTCCATCCTCGACTGCGAGGAGAAGGATTGGGATTTCTCGTTCGATCTGAACGTGAAGGCGATGTACCGCACGCTCCGCCTCTTTCTCCCCGGCATGCTGGAACGCGCCACCACGACCGGAAACGTATCCATCCTCAACATGGCGTCGATGGCCTCGTCGGTGAAAGGCTTTCCCAACCGCTTCGCCTATGGCGCGTCGAAGGCCGCCGTCATCGGCTTGACCAAGGCGATCGCCGCCGACTTCCTGAAGCAGGGCGTGCGCTGCAACTGCCTGTGCCCCGCCACGGTGGACACACCCTCGTTGCGCGAGCGCATCGCGGCATCGCCAGACCCCGTCCAGGCGCAGAAGGACTTCGTGGCGCGGCAGCCCATGGGGCGGCTTGCCCTGGTCGACGACATCACTCCGATGGTCGTCTACGTCCTGTCA